Proteins co-encoded in one Cellulosilyticum sp. I15G10I2 genomic window:
- a CDS encoding GGDEF domain-containing protein, which yields MNPLPLTIKEQFNNIIEEKQIKTVFQPIVSLRDTSILGYEALSRLTKNIIIQNPDELFSLATQYNRLWDLELLCRTKALEAAHKLLPNEKLFLNVNPNVIHDIKFKEGFTKEYLEKYAMKPENIIFEITERNAIKDIIGFRSTITHYKQQNYKIAIDDAGAGYSGLNLICDVKPHYIKLDMNLIRNIDTDSIKYALVKSMIELSKLSNIHLIAEGIERIEELSTLVTLGVQYGQGYFIQKPQETISPIDTCVINTLQKLNQQRNHLYTNSLSYTYIGNLCKEEKTVDPASTVEDVYSLFLSNPSLLGVCVIKNKQVIGVVTRTLITTHLSGRYGFSLNQKKTISTLMQTKFLSVDYQTSINTVAKLAMSRSTDKLYDFITITHNNNYLGIVTVKELLEKAMEVEVTNAKQLNPLSGLPGNLVIDQKLAECLCSGSPFSALYFDLDNFKAYNDVYGFGKGDIMLKLLTQIIITHKPPNGFAGHIGGDDFIMILPFHDCTNLCEQIISDFEVAVRKCYTEEDLKNGYIASKNRHGILEKFPIATLSIAAITNQNTQFDNMNDFSAELAKLKKKCKQQDCSICYIC from the coding sequence ATGAATCCTCTGCCATTAACTATTAAGGAACAATTTAATAACATCATTGAAGAAAAGCAAATTAAGACTGTTTTCCAACCTATAGTATCACTTCGCGATACCTCTATTTTAGGTTATGAAGCACTTAGCAGACTTACTAAAAATATCATTATTCAAAATCCTGATGAGTTATTTTCACTGGCAACTCAATATAATAGATTATGGGATCTAGAACTATTATGCCGCACTAAGGCTCTTGAGGCAGCCCATAAGCTTCTGCCTAATGAAAAACTATTTCTTAATGTTAATCCTAACGTTATTCACGATATAAAATTTAAAGAAGGTTTTACAAAGGAATATCTAGAAAAATATGCAATGAAGCCTGAAAATATTATTTTTGAAATAACAGAGCGCAATGCTATTAAAGACATTATAGGCTTTAGATCTACTATCACACACTACAAGCAGCAAAATTACAAAATCGCTATTGATGATGCTGGTGCAGGTTATTCAGGCCTTAATCTTATCTGCGATGTTAAGCCTCACTACATTAAACTTGATATGAACTTGATTAGAAATATTGATACCGATAGTATTAAGTATGCCTTAGTTAAAAGTATGATAGAATTATCAAAGCTTTCTAATATACATCTGATAGCTGAAGGCATTGAAAGAATAGAGGAGTTATCTACCCTTGTCACCCTTGGTGTCCAATATGGGCAAGGCTATTTTATACAAAAACCCCAGGAAACCATTTCGCCTATAGATACTTGTGTAATAAATACCCTTCAAAAACTTAATCAACAAAGAAATCATCTTTATACCAACTCTCTTTCCTATACTTATATAGGTAATCTCTGTAAAGAAGAAAAAACAGTAGATCCTGCATCTACTGTTGAAGATGTCTATAGCTTATTTTTGTCAAATCCGTCTCTCCTTGGCGTATGTGTTATAAAGAATAAACAAGTCATCGGAGTCGTTACAAGAACACTTATAACTACGCATCTTAGCGGGCGCTATGGCTTTAGCTTGAATCAAAAAAAAACTATCTCGACACTTATGCAGACAAAATTTCTGTCTGTTGATTATCAAACATCAATCAACACAGTTGCCAAGCTCGCTATGTCCAGATCTACTGATAAATTATATGATTTTATAACAATTACCCACAATAATAACTATTTAGGTATTGTAACGGTTAAAGAATTACTTGAGAAGGCAATGGAAGTTGAAGTAACAAATGCGAAACAGCTTAATCCACTTTCTGGACTTCCTGGAAACTTAGTTATTGATCAAAAATTAGCTGAATGCTTGTGCTCTGGATCCCCTTTTAGCGCTCTCTATTTTGATCTAGATAACTTCAAAGCTTATAATGATGTCTACGGTTTTGGCAAAGGAGATATTATGCTTAAACTGCTTACTCAGATTATCATTACACATAAACCTCCAAATGGTTTTGCAGGTCATATTGGTGGAGATGATTTCATTATGATACTTCCTTTTCATGATTGTACTAATTTATGTGAACAGATTATATCTGATTTCGAAGTCGCTGTTCGCAAATGTTATACTGAGGAAGATCTTAAAAATGGCTATATTGCTTCAAAAAACAGACACGGTATTTTAGAAAAATTCCCCATCGCTACATTGTCTATAGCTGCTATAACTAATCAAAATACGCAATTTGATAATATGAATGACTTTTCAGCAGAACTTGCAAAACTCAAGAAAAAATGCAAACAGCAGGATTGCAGTATTTGCTATATTTGCTAA
- a CDS encoding ASKHA domain-containing protein yields the protein MEHQVRIVDEHNKLIKILDAENGELLHNVLVHEHEYHAPCGGNRTCKKCKVQIKNDIAHTPEEKRVFNKEEIKLGMHLACMLQVTEDITIELRYNRYQIAENNYEMTDIDPIIKRTCIAINTLKHDAKEDYATTLKKKIGANKISVEVVKKLSYFILEQADKVIVIHDDNKIIGITEKLEEGYGIAIDIGTTTIVSYLYSLSTGEYKDVISEINYQKNFGFDVIARIKYAHETKGLEALHKVVTSQINSMIKSLLNKNNLNKDQLDELIIVGNTVMMHLFIGANPKDIGTAPFTPIFTESIYTSALDLDLDVPSHCQALILPSIAAYVGADIVSGMIATEMNKKDTCVLLIDIGTNGEIALVNHGQITCCATAAGPAFEGANIAYGVGGVFGAINKIFNGGSKVSYATINDEPPIGICGSGLIDGIAYMLNQGYIDETGYLEGDDLVEVEEMSALEIAQKQDDTKIYITQKDIREIQLAKGSIRAGIDTMIYESGIRIEQIDKVYVAGGFGSYMNKESALRIGLLPRALEDKIESIGNSAGMGAIKVLLNKKHLDAAHQIKEQCRYVELSNSVKFMDYYMESMSF from the coding sequence ATGGAACATCAGGTGAGAATAGTTGATGAGCATAATAAACTTATAAAAATATTAGATGCTGAAAATGGAGAATTACTTCATAATGTACTTGTTCATGAACATGAGTATCACGCCCCTTGTGGAGGCAATAGGACTTGCAAAAAATGCAAGGTTCAAATTAAAAATGATATAGCTCATACGCCAGAAGAAAAGCGTGTTTTTAATAAAGAAGAAATAAAACTAGGCATGCATTTGGCTTGTATGCTACAGGTAACAGAGGATATTACTATTGAACTTAGATACAATAGATATCAGATTGCGGAAAACAACTATGAAATGACTGATATAGATCCAATTATTAAAAGAACCTGTATAGCTATAAATACATTAAAGCATGATGCAAAAGAAGATTATGCTACTACTTTAAAAAAGAAGATAGGGGCTAATAAAATAAGTGTAGAAGTTGTTAAAAAATTATCGTATTTTATTTTGGAACAGGCAGATAAAGTTATTGTTATTCATGATGACAATAAGATAATAGGTATTACAGAAAAACTAGAAGAAGGTTATGGTATTGCTATAGATATTGGGACAACTACTATTGTAAGTTATTTATATAGCCTTTCAACTGGTGAATATAAAGATGTTATATCAGAAATTAATTATCAAAAAAACTTTGGTTTTGATGTTATTGCACGTATTAAGTATGCGCATGAAACAAAAGGGTTAGAGGCACTTCACAAAGTGGTTACCAGTCAGATCAATAGTATGATAAAAAGTTTACTCAATAAAAATAACCTCAATAAAGATCAGCTGGATGAACTTATCATAGTCGGCAATACAGTGATGATGCACTTGTTTATAGGGGCAAACCCTAAGGATATAGGGACTGCACCGTTTACTCCAATTTTTACAGAATCTATTTATACAAGTGCTTTGGACTTGGATCTAGATGTGCCTAGCCATTGTCAGGCACTGATTTTGCCCAGTATAGCAGCTTATGTAGGAGCTGACATTGTAAGTGGCATGATTGCAACCGAGATGAACAAGAAAGATACTTGCGTACTGCTTATAGATATTGGTACTAATGGAGAAATAGCATTAGTTAACCACGGGCAGATTACATGTTGTGCTACGGCAGCAGGACCTGCTTTTGAAGGAGCAAATATTGCTTATGGAGTAGGGGGGGTTTTTGGGGCCATTAATAAGATATTTAACGGGGGAAGTAAAGTATCTTATGCCACAATAAATGACGAACCACCTATTGGTATATGTGGATCAGGCCTTATTGATGGGATAGCCTATATGTTGAATCAAGGTTACATAGATGAAACAGGTTATTTAGAAGGGGACGATTTAGTAGAAGTAGAAGAAATGAGTGCTCTTGAAATAGCCCAAAAGCAAGATGATACAAAAATTTATATTACACAAAAAGATATTAGAGAAATTCAATTGGCAAAAGGTTCAATAAGGGCAGGCATAGATACAATGATCTATGAAAGTGGTATACGTATAGAGCAAATTGATAAAGTATATGTTGCAGGCGGATTTGGAAGTTATATGAACAAAGAAAGTGCGCTTAGAATAGGCTTATTGCCAAGAGCCCTAGAAGATAAGATTGAGAGTATTGGTAACTCTGCGGGGATGGGTGCTATTAAAGTTCTTTTAAATAAGAAGCATTTAGATGCAGCACATCAAATAAAAGAGCAGTGCAGGTATGTAGAACTATCAAACAGTGTAAAGTTCATGGATTACTATATGGAGTCTATGAGTTTTTAA
- a CDS encoding Ppx/GppA phosphatase family protein, which translates to MHYGLIDLGSNTVRLVIYKFNQNKYVKVFDEKTYLGILNYIEKNQLTSQGIEKLKRILIYMYGHIQLMGCNNYWCFATASLRNIDNLEAVVELIKQKAGLTILPITGTEEAYYDYVSLKNSLLATSFIGCDIGGGSAQIIECKDKNLIASTSLPIGSLRMYKDHVEGFFPNTDESQKITTCVEKHLDAHSFISNNSHKTLYAIGGTARATAKLHRELSKNNNTLHGYVLTPQDLDMMQQTIDHLGIQGAKVINKVLPERLLTIIPGMIVLQTLVNKMNIQQIVILKKGIREGFLIEKLMDGDYNERKKI; encoded by the coding sequence ATGCATTATGGATTAATTGACCTAGGTTCTAACACTGTAAGACTGGTAATTTATAAATTTAATCAGAATAAATATGTGAAAGTATTTGATGAAAAAACCTACTTAGGTATTCTTAACTATATAGAAAAAAATCAATTAACCTCGCAAGGCATTGAAAAACTTAAACGTATCCTTATCTATATGTATGGACATATTCAGTTAATGGGATGTAATAACTATTGGTGCTTTGCAACAGCGTCCCTACGAAATATAGATAATTTAGAAGCGGTTGTGGAGCTCATAAAACAAAAAGCTGGTCTTACCATTCTACCTATTACGGGGACTGAAGAAGCTTATTATGATTACGTCAGCTTAAAAAACTCTCTTCTTGCAACCAGCTTTATAGGTTGTGATATAGGTGGTGGAAGTGCTCAGATTATTGAGTGTAAAGATAAAAACCTTATTGCCAGTACAAGTTTACCCATTGGTTCTCTCAGGATGTATAAAGACCACGTCGAAGGCTTTTTCCCAAACACAGATGAAAGTCAAAAAATAACAACTTGTGTAGAAAAACATTTAGATGCCCACTCCTTTATTTCTAATAATAGTCATAAAACACTTTATGCTATCGGCGGAACAGCAAGGGCTACTGCAAAACTTCATCGAGAACTCTCAAAAAATAATAATACGCTGCACGGCTATGTATTAACTCCCCAAGATCTTGATATGATGCAACAAACTATAGATCATTTAGGTATACAGGGTGCAAAGGTTATTAATAAAGTTCTGCCTGAGCGTTTACTGACTATTATTCCAGGAATGATTGTACTTCAAACGCTGGTTAATAAAATGAACATCCAGCAAATAGTGATATTAAAAAAAGGCATTCGTGAAGGTTTTCTCATTGAAAAATTAATGGATGGTGACTATAATGAACGAAAAAAAATATGA
- the mgrA gene encoding L-glyceraldehyde 3-phosphate reductase gives MAYVAREDRYENMKYNRCGNSGLRLPVISLGLWHNFGDINVLSNSRLMLRRAFDLGITHFDLANNYGPPPGSAELNFGSILKEDLAPYRDELIISTKAGYTMWPGPYGDWGSKKYLVSSLDQSLKRMSLDYVDIFYHHRPDPNTPLEETMGALDLIVRQGKALYVGISNYKADEAKKAITLLKSLGTPCLIHQPKYSMLERWVEDGLLDVLDEEKVGSIAFSPLAGGKLTNRYLNGIPQDSRAGGQSVFMKPEDITDGLLKKLRALNDLAAKRNQTLAQMALAWVLRENKITSVLIGASKVSQIEDCVDTIKHLEFTVQEITVIEEILSSS, from the coding sequence ATGGCATATGTAGCACGAGAAGATCGTTACGAAAATATGAAATATAACAGATGTGGTAACAGTGGCTTAAGGCTGCCGGTCATTTCTTTAGGTCTTTGGCATAATTTTGGTGATATTAATGTCCTCTCAAATAGCCGTCTGATGCTTAGACGTGCATTTGATCTTGGTATAACACACTTTGACCTCGCAAATAACTACGGTCCCCCGCCAGGTTCAGCTGAACTTAACTTTGGAAGCATTCTAAAAGAAGATTTAGCCCCTTATAGAGATGAACTCATTATTTCTACAAAAGCAGGTTACACAATGTGGCCAGGTCCATATGGAGATTGGGGATCTAAAAAATATTTGGTATCTAGTTTAGACCAGAGCTTAAAAAGAATGAGTCTCGACTATGTTGATATTTTCTACCATCACAGACCAGATCCCAATACACCTTTAGAGGAAACAATGGGCGCACTTGATTTAATAGTAAGACAAGGCAAAGCCCTATATGTCGGTATTTCAAACTATAAAGCCGATGAGGCAAAAAAAGCCATCACTCTTCTTAAATCACTTGGAACGCCTTGTCTTATTCATCAGCCAAAATACTCTATGCTTGAACGCTGGGTAGAAGACGGGTTGCTTGATGTTTTAGATGAAGAAAAAGTAGGTTCTATAGCTTTCTCACCTCTGGCTGGAGGTAAATTAACAAATCGTTACTTAAATGGTATTCCACAAGACTCTAGAGCCGGTGGCCAAAGTGTTTTTATGAAACCTGAAGATATTACAGATGGTTTACTCAAAAAACTAAGAGCCTTAAATGATCTAGCAGCTAAACGTAATCAAACACTCGCCCAAATGGCTCTGGCCTGGGTTCTTCGCGAAAATAAAATCACCTCTGTATTAATAGGTGCCAGTAAGGTAAGTCAGATTGAAGATTGTGTAGATACTATTAAACATTTGGAATTTACAGTCCAAGAAATAACTGTTATTGAAGAAATACTTAGTTCCTCATAA
- a CDS encoding helix-turn-helix domain-containing protein encodes MDEAKVKLSIMRYHEATEVTSHYIMFKDNAENIPCNTKFCEEFKRLTGKKLPCMNIKKYYCEQAARLGECYVYYCPIGFCHWIAPIISEGRIQGAVYGGPVLITDKQEYLFEELVAKNDIPLKEAHDLYIYLESIQQIKPQRVTALSEMLLLVSKSVSDIEYVKSIDHQTLVNKQQEELYQSINRIKENLSISNIKYSIDKEKYLLSAIEDLNIEETKQILNEILVELFASGGEDTDILITRILELVVILSKGALAGGVNYVEVFWLNGICMKEIFEINTIEELYLWLTPMLERFMDLLFKNREIKYADIIHKACMYIKENYMNKITLEDVAGIAKVTPNYLSKIFKESMGKTFTHYLNLIRIENSKKMLMHEDMTLEEIAIKSGFTDQSYFTKVFKKLMDISPKKYRQSYIRHSQDLD; translated from the coding sequence GTGGACGAAGCAAAAGTTAAGTTAAGTATTATGCGTTATCACGAAGCTACAGAAGTTACAAGTCATTATATTATGTTTAAAGATAATGCTGAAAATATTCCTTGTAATACAAAGTTTTGTGAGGAGTTTAAGAGATTAACAGGCAAGAAGCTGCCTTGTATGAATATTAAAAAGTATTACTGTGAGCAAGCTGCAAGACTTGGAGAATGTTATGTTTATTATTGTCCTATTGGTTTTTGCCATTGGATTGCACCTATTATCAGCGAGGGAAGAATACAAGGAGCTGTGTATGGGGGCCCTGTGCTTATAACAGATAAACAAGAATATCTTTTTGAGGAGTTAGTTGCCAAAAATGATATTCCGCTAAAGGAAGCCCATGATCTTTATATTTACCTTGAGTCTATACAGCAAATAAAACCTCAGAGGGTTACAGCACTTTCAGAAATGCTTCTTTTAGTTTCAAAAAGTGTCAGCGATATAGAATATGTAAAATCCATAGACCATCAAACACTTGTTAATAAGCAGCAAGAAGAGTTGTACCAATCTATTAATAGAATTAAAGAAAACCTGAGCATAAGCAATATAAAGTACTCTATTGATAAGGAAAAATATCTTTTAAGTGCCATAGAGGATTTAAATATAGAAGAAACTAAGCAAATATTAAATGAAATACTAGTAGAACTCTTTGCAAGCGGCGGAGAAGATACAGATATTCTTATTACAAGAATACTTGAGCTCGTTGTGATCCTGTCTAAAGGTGCTTTGGCCGGAGGCGTAAACTATGTAGAGGTATTTTGGCTCAATGGTATTTGTATGAAAGAAATTTTTGAAATTAATACCATCGAGGAACTTTACCTGTGGCTTACACCGATGCTTGAGAGATTTATGGATCTATTATTTAAAAACAGAGAGATAAAATATGCAGATATTATTCATAAAGCTTGTATGTATATTAAAGAAAACTATATGAATAAGATAACATTAGAAGATGTTGCAGGGATTGCTAAAGTTACACCTAATTATTTAAGTAAAATCTTTAAAGAAAGTATGGGAAAGACATTTACCCACTACCTTAATTTAATTAGGATTGAAAACAGCAAAAAGATGTTAATGCATGAGGATATGACACTGGAAGAAATAGCGATTAAATCAGGATTTACGGATCAAAGTTATTTTACTAAAGTATTTAAGAAGCTTATGGATATTTCGCCTAAAAAATATAGGCAGTCTTATATAAGACACAGTCAGGATCTAGATTAG
- a CDS encoding corrinoid protein, with amino-acid sequence MSITLQISESLQKGRLKDVKELINKALEEGIAADVILNEGLLAGMDIIGGKFKRNEVYVPEVLIAARAMNAGAEILKPKLVDMGVKAIGKVVLCTVKGDLHDIGKNLVKMMLEGKGLEVIDLGIDISAEKVVEAVKTHNPEIVALSALLTTTMGEQKVVIDALKEAGLRDQIKVMIGGAPVTQSYADEIGADAFTPDAATCAEVAKEFVVA; translated from the coding sequence ATGAGTATTACACTTCAAATTTCTGAAAGCTTACAAAAAGGTAGATTAAAAGACGTTAAAGAACTTATTAACAAAGCACTAGAAGAGGGTATTGCAGCAGATGTTATTCTTAATGAAGGCTTGCTTGCAGGGATGGATATTATTGGTGGTAAATTTAAAAGAAATGAAGTTTATGTACCAGAAGTACTTATCGCTGCCAGAGCAATGAATGCAGGTGCTGAAATTCTTAAACCTAAACTTGTGGATATGGGCGTAAAAGCGATTGGTAAAGTTGTGCTATGTACTGTAAAAGGTGACCTCCATGATATTGGTAAAAACTTAGTGAAAATGATGTTAGAAGGTAAAGGCTTGGAAGTCATTGACCTAGGCATCGATATTTCAGCAGAAAAAGTAGTGGAAGCTGTTAAAACACATAATCCAGAAATTGTAGCTTTATCAGCACTGCTTACAACCACTATGGGTGAACAAAAAGTTGTGATTGATGCATTAAAAGAAGCAGGACTCAGAGATCAAATCAAAGTTATGATAGGAGGCGCCCCAGTAACACAATCTTATGCAGATGAGATTGGTGCAGATGCCTTTACACCCGATGCTGCAACATGTGCAGAAGTTGCAAAAGAGTTTGTAGTAGCTTAA